In one window of Zhongshania aliphaticivorans DNA:
- a CDS encoding 3'-5' exonuclease yields the protein MKPRESKPIDWERYFKQLRQSSRHEHLQTYYSQGMVSGDTPMDTVPLVALDFETTGLNSKQDDIVSIGLVPFSIQRIRCSQTKHWIVKPNCPLEEKSVVIHQITHSDIVNAPDLTQVLRELLHALAGKVVVVHYRHIERDFLTSALMQRIGEGIHFPVIDTMALEQHLLRGNRSLVAKLLNQALPSVRLPDCRQRYGLPTYQLHHATIDAIATAELLQAQLAHHFSPDVPVSQLWC from the coding sequence ATGAAACCGCGTGAGAGCAAACCAATAGATTGGGAAAGATACTTTAAGCAACTGCGGCAGAGTAGCCGCCATGAACACCTACAAACCTATTACAGCCAAGGTATGGTCAGCGGCGACACGCCAATGGATACAGTACCCCTCGTCGCCCTAGACTTTGAAACCACTGGGCTTAATAGCAAGCAAGACGATATTGTCAGTATTGGCCTAGTGCCATTTAGTATTCAGCGCATCCGCTGCTCCCAAACCAAGCACTGGATTGTAAAGCCAAACTGTCCACTGGAAGAAAAGTCAGTGGTCATTCATCAAATCACTCATTCCGACATTGTCAATGCACCGGATCTGACTCAGGTTCTTCGCGAGTTACTACACGCTCTAGCTGGAAAAGTTGTCGTAGTGCACTATCGTCACATTGAGCGTGATTTTCTAACTAGCGCATTGATGCAACGAATAGGTGAAGGCATTCATTTTCCGGTGATCGATACAATGGCACTGGAGCAGCATTTACTGCGAGGCAATCGCAGTCTAGTAGCAAAACTGTTGAATCAAGCCCTACCCTCAGTGCGCCTGCCGGACTGCCGGCAGCGCTATGGGCTTCCTACCTATCAACTTCACCATGCCACCATCGATGCCATCGCCACCGCGGAACTACTTCAAGCACAATTGGCGCATCACTTTTCGCCAGATGTACCAGTCAGTCAGCTATGGTGTTAG
- a CDS encoding putative porin: MLLNNYGRMVHGLVLGFLALMVSGASVAGAEISAGVWWVYQNASEGDGDGEFADPALIIYGDDDGSHGPWGFSAEMRIGTGSFTNPASNNSGDNFTMHKAWISYQLDEHHKVTVGKSQVPFGWKTSNFWPGDMLQGGYGDQMDIGAKLTGQSAGIHYDIAYYTQDDWGKTSTDTVDDNGHWGSAASGAETYRKGETLVVNADLPFAGGHTIGISLQQGRLEDLTAFAANDSTSDDGEHRAVDLHYYYTYNNVTFKYRFIDVMRDFTELDACVAALRCPNGEVENQRHAAHIDYKKDNWLFYLEATAAESQTTGNPAGRVKAFAPGMSYNYGPGWLYLEYLWQDGFINSFGDVGEGDFRSLYLSFDFYF, translated from the coding sequence ATGCTTTTGAATAATTATGGCAGGATGGTACACGGGCTTGTCTTAGGCTTTCTGGCTTTAATGGTTTCTGGTGCAAGTGTTGCGGGAGCTGAAATCAGTGCGGGTGTATGGTGGGTCTACCAGAATGCCTCAGAGGGTGATGGAGATGGGGAGTTTGCCGATCCTGCGCTGATTATTTATGGCGATGACGATGGTAGCCATGGCCCGTGGGGGTTCAGCGCCGAAATGCGCATTGGGACTGGCTCGTTCACTAACCCAGCGAGTAATAACAGTGGTGATAACTTTACCATGCACAAGGCATGGATTAGCTATCAGCTGGACGAGCATCATAAAGTCACAGTTGGTAAAAGCCAAGTGCCTTTCGGTTGGAAGACCAGCAACTTCTGGCCTGGCGATATGCTGCAAGGGGGTTATGGGGATCAGATGGATATCGGCGCCAAATTGACTGGTCAGTCGGCGGGTATTCACTATGATATTGCTTATTACACTCAGGATGATTGGGGAAAAACCAGCACTGATACTGTTGATGACAACGGCCATTGGGGCAGTGCAGCCTCTGGCGCGGAAACTTACCGCAAGGGTGAAACCCTTGTTGTGAATGCTGATCTGCCCTTTGCGGGCGGTCATACCATTGGCATCTCTTTGCAACAAGGTCGGCTTGAAGATCTTACTGCTTTCGCTGCCAATGACAGTACTTCAGACGACGGCGAACATCGAGCAGTAGATTTACATTATTATTACACCTATAACAATGTGACCTTTAAATACCGCTTTATTGATGTCATGCGTGACTTCACTGAACTTGATGCTTGTGTTGCTGCTCTTCGTTGCCCTAATGGGGAGGTGGAGAATCAACGTCATGCGGCACATATTGATTACAAGAAGGACAACTGGCTATTTTACTTGGAAGCGACCGCTGCAGAGAGTCAAACTACAGGCAACCCAGCAGGTAGGGTTAAGGCTTTTGCACCGGGTATGAGCTACAACTATGGGCCTGGCTGGCTTTATCTTGAGTACCTCTGGCAGGATGGATTTATCAATAGTTTTGGCGATGTGGGGGAGGGCGATTTCCGCTCACTTTACCTCTCCTTTGATTTCTATTTTTAG
- a CDS encoding BCCT family transporter: MTTLHEKEVNMSYDDDKYSIENTDYTVGQDNIEKWGFDVHNPVFGISAGLILLFLIAALATDPATAKAALDGLKWDIIGTFDAFFVWSANLFVVFCLVLIFSPFGQIRLGGAGAKPEHSRLSWLAMLFAAGMGIGLMFWGVAEPVAYFTGWYETPLGVAPNTPEAASLAMGATMYHWGLHAWAIYAVVALSLAFFAFNKGLPLSIRSVFYPILGDRTWGWAGHFIDILAVLATLFGLATSLGLGAQQAASGINHVFGSSSGLGSQILVIVGVTLMAIISVVRGLEGGVKVLSNVNMLIAFVLLAFVGLVGFSMALGNLGTTISGYFQNIIPLSNPHGREDESWLQGWTVFYWAWWISWSPFVGMFIARISSGRTVREFLIAVLVVPTLVTVLWMSIYGGIAIDQVINGVGALGKEGLTDVPLAMFQMFDELPMSTVLSIIAVVLILVFFVTSSDSGSLVIDSITAGGKIDAPVPQRIFWASIEGLIAAALLWIGGTEAIQALQAGSISTGLPFTFVLLLMCISLIMGFRTEPMSSRQ; this comes from the coding sequence ATGACAACGCTGCACGAAAAAGAGGTTAATATGTCATATGACGACGATAAGTACAGCATAGAAAATACTGATTATACGGTTGGCCAGGACAATATTGAGAAATGGGGTTTCGATGTTCACAACCCCGTTTTTGGTATCAGTGCGGGATTGATTTTGCTATTTTTAATCGCCGCGTTGGCTACCGACCCAGCAACTGCGAAAGCCGCGCTGGATGGCCTTAAATGGGACATTATTGGTACATTTGATGCTTTTTTTGTTTGGTCTGCCAATCTGTTTGTGGTTTTCTGTTTAGTTCTGATTTTTTCGCCCTTTGGTCAAATTCGTCTCGGTGGTGCAGGGGCAAAACCGGAGCACTCACGACTATCGTGGTTGGCGATGTTGTTTGCCGCAGGTATGGGTATTGGTTTGATGTTTTGGGGGGTTGCCGAGCCGGTAGCTTATTTCACTGGATGGTATGAAACTCCCTTGGGAGTTGCGCCTAATACCCCTGAGGCGGCGAGTTTGGCCATGGGGGCAACCATGTACCATTGGGGCTTACACGCCTGGGCGATTTACGCTGTCGTGGCATTGTCATTGGCTTTTTTCGCCTTTAATAAAGGTCTACCGCTTTCCATTCGCTCCGTTTTTTATCCTATTTTAGGTGACCGCACCTGGGGCTGGGCTGGGCATTTCATTGATATTCTCGCCGTGTTGGCGACTCTGTTTGGCTTGGCAACATCGCTGGGCTTGGGCGCACAACAGGCCGCATCGGGTATTAACCATGTTTTTGGCAGCTCTAGTGGTCTTGGCTCTCAGATTTTAGTAATTGTCGGCGTAACCTTAATGGCAATTATCTCTGTCGTAAGAGGGCTTGAAGGTGGTGTAAAAGTACTCAGTAACGTAAATATGCTTATAGCCTTTGTTCTACTTGCCTTTGTTGGGCTAGTCGGCTTTTCTATGGCCTTGGGTAATTTGGGCACAACGATAAGCGGTTACTTTCAAAATATCATTCCGCTGAGCAACCCTCACGGGCGCGAGGATGAGAGTTGGCTACAGGGTTGGACGGTATTCTACTGGGCATGGTGGATTTCCTGGTCTCCTTTTGTCGGCATGTTTATCGCTCGAATCTCGTCTGGCCGTACGGTTAGGGAATTTTTAATCGCGGTACTGGTGGTGCCCACATTGGTGACTGTGTTGTGGATGTCAATCTACGGCGGTATTGCCATTGATCAGGTGATAAACGGCGTTGGTGCTTTGGGTAAAGAGGGGCTTACCGATGTGCCTTTGGCTATGTTTCAGATGTTTGATGAGCTGCCGATGAGTACAGTGTTATCTATTATCGCGGTGGTACTGATCTTGGTGTTCTTTGTTACTTCCTCCGACTCTGGCTCATTGGTTATAGACAGTATTACTGCGGGTGGAAAAATCGATGCGCCAGTGCCTCAGCGTATTTTCTGGGCGAGCATTGAGGGTTTGATCGCCGCCGCTTTATTGTGGATTGGTGGCACGGAGGCCATACAGGCCTTGCAGGCAGGCTCAATTTCAACTGGGCTACCTTTTACTTTTGTGCTGTTACTTATGTGCATCAGCCTGATTATGGGCTTTCGCACAGAGCCGATGTCGTCGCGTCAGTAA
- a CDS encoding DUF2780 domain-containing protein gives MKKALFITLLCSLSLQANAGFWDSISSIFGSSETETKETTQTDGGTTANTTANISANSEVSVNNGVSLNAAANASGESASSSMIQTGIQLLPLLTQTLGISTTQATGGMGALLQTAQSLLSGGDFSVIANAIPGVSDLLGAAPDVSGSANSSLLGSAMSMVGDASPSLKAGAELVSQFKSLGMGAEMIPKFTDVGSNYLEQNGNTEASILLDAAISGAL, from the coding sequence ATGAAAAAAGCATTATTCATCACGCTGCTTTGTTCCCTCAGCCTGCAAGCCAATGCCGGCTTCTGGGATAGTATTAGCAGCATTTTTGGCTCAAGCGAGACAGAAACCAAGGAGACCACACAAACGGACGGTGGCACTACAGCTAACACCACGGCAAACATCTCAGCAAACAGTGAGGTCAGCGTTAACAATGGCGTATCACTTAATGCCGCCGCCAACGCTAGCGGAGAGTCTGCAAGTAGCAGCATGATTCAAACCGGCATTCAACTACTCCCGCTTTTAACACAAACCTTGGGGATTAGTACCACACAAGCCACTGGCGGTATGGGCGCTCTTTTGCAAACAGCACAAAGTCTATTATCTGGCGGCGACTTCAGCGTTATAGCCAACGCCATACCCGGTGTTAGCGATCTACTCGGTGCCGCACCTGACGTTAGTGGGTCGGCTAACAGCAGCTTACTTGGCAGCGCAATGAGCATGGTAGGCGATGCCAGCCCCTCTTTAAAAGCGGGTGCAGAGCTTGTGTCCCAGTTTAAATCCCTTGGCATGGGTGCTGAAATGATCCCCAAGTTTACTGATGTAGGTAGCAATTATTTAGAACAAAACGGCAATACTGAAGCGAGTATTTTACTAGACGCGGCCATTTCCGGCGCACTGTAA
- a CDS encoding DHH family phosphoesterase, with the protein MAVIDVFNGDADGLCALVQLRNASPQDSVLVTGVKRDINLLARVEAQPGDQLTVLDVSLDKNRDGLGLALEAGAEVVYVDHHFAGEIPEHDNLTVNINPAADVCTSLLVNGMLKGQYAEWAVVGAFGDNLRNSAMAVAKNLALSEVELEQLENLGIYLNYNGYGASIDDLHFDPADLYRRIALYASPRQFMKEAADTFSQLEEGYKNDMRAASQLPALHADDVAAVFILPNERWARRVSGVYSNDLANDFPDRAHAVLTEKDNGNYLVSIRAPLNNKRGADEFCRQFPTGGGRAAAAGINDLSGTNLNNFVTQFQSFYRGLSN; encoded by the coding sequence ATGGCAGTAATTGATGTATTTAATGGCGATGCTGATGGTTTGTGTGCATTGGTCCAGTTGCGTAATGCCAGTCCACAGGACAGTGTTTTGGTTACCGGCGTAAAGAGAGATATTAATTTACTAGCTCGTGTAGAAGCGCAACCGGGTGATCAGTTGACAGTGTTAGATGTGTCATTGGATAAAAACCGTGATGGATTGGGCTTGGCATTAGAGGCTGGGGCTGAGGTAGTTTACGTTGATCATCATTTTGCTGGAGAAATCCCTGAGCATGATAATTTAACCGTAAATATCAATCCTGCCGCCGACGTTTGTACAAGCTTACTCGTTAATGGCATGTTAAAGGGGCAATATGCCGAATGGGCGGTCGTTGGTGCATTTGGAGATAACCTCAGAAATAGCGCAATGGCAGTCGCAAAGAATTTAGCACTAAGCGAGGTGGAGCTGGAACAGCTTGAAAACCTAGGTATATATCTTAATTACAATGGCTATGGGGCAAGTATAGACGATCTTCATTTTGACCCCGCCGATTTATATCGTCGAATTGCTCTTTATGCGAGCCCGCGACAATTTATGAAGGAAGCGGCGGATACCTTTTCTCAACTTGAAGAAGGGTATAAAAATGATATGCGTGCTGCGAGTCAGTTACCCGCATTACATGCCGACGATGTAGCTGCTGTATTTATCTTGCCAAATGAGCGCTGGGCCAGACGGGTTAGTGGTGTATATAGCAACGATTTAGCCAATGATTTTCCTGATCGGGCCCATGCGGTGCTTACTGAAAAGGATAACGGCAACTATCTAGTTAGTATTCGTGCACCGCTTAATAACAAGCGTGGTGCTGATGAGTTTTGTCGACAGTTTCCTACCGGTGGTGGTCGCGCAGCTGCGGCGGGTATTAATGATTTGTCGGGCACGAATCTAAATAATTTTGTGACGCAATTTCAGTCGTTCTATCGGGGTTTGTCTAACTAA
- a CDS encoding SLC13 family permease, whose translation MFTTEAWIALSVIAGCLLTLIFSRRPPDMVLCGGVVILLLLGVLTPKEALAGMANEGMVTVGVLFIVAQALSETGVVNWISLNVLGRPKSTSMAQFRLMAPVAIFSSILNNTPVVAMMIPAVRDWAKRNQLAVSQLMIPLSYAAIVGGTCTLVGTSTNLVVNGMMIESLPDQTLGMFDLAWIGLPCVILVLIFTLLTSRYLLPINHSQDERFGDTRQYIVEMLVEPQSPMIGQSIEEAGLRQLPAMFLIEIVRDERLMTVVSPKEILMAGDRLIFAGDVRSVVDLKNFHGLRLAEDQAFKLGGNNLSRCLVEVVISPNFPHLGRVIREMRFRNNYGAAIIAISRNGEHLKGRIGDLQLEPGDTLLLEAYEDFVPNQRYSRDFLLVSAIENSRPVRHEHRGRAGLIMAAMVLVVAVGWLSMLKAAFLAAGLMVVTRCIRAVDARRSVDWQILLVIAASIALGGSLESTGAASVIAHEIIALASGSPMATLAAIFVVTTVFSAVISNLAAAVIVFPIALAASQQLDVSMLPFAVTLMMAASASFATPIGYQTNLMVYGPGGYRFSDFFKMGVPLTIIVGVVTVLIAPVIWPF comes from the coding sequence ATGTTCACTACTGAAGCATGGATTGCCCTGAGTGTCATTGCCGGATGTTTGCTTACCTTAATTTTTAGTCGGCGTCCTCCTGATATGGTTTTGTGTGGTGGTGTTGTGATACTGCTGCTGCTTGGAGTGTTAACGCCGAAAGAAGCGCTGGCGGGAATGGCTAATGAGGGTATGGTTACCGTTGGGGTCTTGTTTATCGTCGCCCAAGCCTTGTCTGAAACGGGGGTTGTTAATTGGATATCGTTGAATGTCTTAGGGCGTCCTAAGTCGACGAGTATGGCGCAGTTTCGATTAATGGCACCCGTTGCAATATTCAGCTCTATATTAAATAACACCCCTGTAGTGGCAATGATGATTCCCGCTGTACGTGATTGGGCTAAGCGAAACCAACTTGCAGTATCGCAATTAATGATTCCATTAAGTTACGCCGCGATTGTGGGCGGGACGTGCACTTTGGTGGGTACCAGCACTAATTTAGTCGTGAATGGGATGATGATAGAAAGTCTGCCAGATCAGACTTTAGGTATGTTTGATTTAGCGTGGATAGGTTTGCCCTGTGTTATTTTAGTTTTGATTTTTACTCTTTTGACCAGCCGCTATCTACTGCCAATTAACCATAGTCAAGATGAACGTTTTGGTGATACTCGACAGTATATTGTCGAGATGTTGGTTGAACCGCAGAGTCCAATGATTGGGCAGTCAATTGAAGAGGCTGGCCTGAGACAGTTGCCGGCGATGTTTCTTATTGAGATTGTTCGTGACGAACGGCTTATGACGGTGGTGTCGCCCAAAGAAATTTTGATGGCCGGCGACAGACTAATATTTGCTGGCGATGTTCGTTCTGTGGTGGATCTAAAGAATTTTCATGGTTTGCGATTAGCCGAGGATCAAGCGTTTAAATTGGGTGGGAATAATTTGTCGCGCTGTTTGGTTGAGGTTGTGATATCTCCGAACTTCCCACATTTAGGTCGCGTTATCCGTGAAATGCGATTTAGAAATAATTATGGCGCTGCCATTATTGCTATCTCACGTAACGGTGAACACCTAAAGGGCCGGATTGGAGATTTACAGTTAGAGCCGGGGGATACCTTATTACTTGAGGCCTATGAGGACTTTGTTCCCAACCAGCGTTATTCACGTGATTTTTTATTAGTTAGTGCTATAGAAAATTCTCGTCCCGTTCGCCATGAGCATCGTGGCCGAGCGGGGTTAATAATGGCGGCAATGGTCTTGGTTGTCGCTGTGGGTTGGTTGTCGATGCTCAAGGCAGCCTTTTTGGCAGCCGGACTCATGGTGGTAACGCGTTGTATTAGGGCGGTAGATGCACGCCGCAGTGTCGATTGGCAAATATTGTTGGTGATCGCTGCATCTATCGCATTGGGTGGGTCATTGGAGTCAACGGGAGCTGCATCGGTAATCGCCCACGAAATCATTGCGCTTGCATCGGGCTCGCCAATGGCTACCTTGGCGGCTATTTTTGTTGTCACGACGGTTTTTTCTGCAGTAATTTCAAATCTTGCCGCCGCAGTAATCGTATTCCCCATTGCACTGGCAGCCAGTCAACAACTTGATGTGAGCATGCTACCGTTCGCGGTTACTCTGATGATGGCAGCTTCAGCAAGTTTTGCGACGCCAATAGGCTACCAAACCAACCTCATGGTATATGGCCCCGGTGGTTACCGCTTTAGTGACTTTTTTAAGATGGGTGTGCCGCTGACAATCATTGTGGGGGTAGTAACCGTGTTAATAGCCCCCGTTATATGGCCGTTTTAG
- a CDS encoding putative nucleotidyltransferase substrate binding domain-containing protein, with product MHAEQLEIAGFLQQHPPFNELPEPNLNQLAQHIEIGYYRAGRDILQFREPIQDLYVVRSGVVETFRRTGELYNRLGEGGIFGHMGLMLNHRVRFPVKALEDTLVYCIPVAQFNDLCERFDAFADFFETEDNALLRHAISAQAESNDLTTVKVKALITRELVTCSSNTSIQDAALQMTEQGVSVLLVTNAEPPSSGDSDSHTVGILTDRDIRSRVIAEGLSFDKAVGEVMSENLITLDDNTYVFEAMLSMLRFNVHHLPIMHDRRCIGVVSMSDILRHESQSSILLARGIFAQQNIEGLQHYAQQLPAVFVRMVNEDANSHMIGNAMAVIGRSFKQRLLELAEEELGPPPVPYSFLALGSMARDEQLLVTDQDNAIILHNDFQEDQHGRYFENIAKFVSDGLAECGYPYCSGNIMATNPEYRLSLDEWKYQFSNWIEKPQPKTLLNSCIFFDLDSVWGEESLADELRRFVANKAPKHRVFLANMARNALNRTPPLGFFKDFVLEQDGKHKKSINLKRRGTAPLTDAIRVHALAIGSRAQNSFERIEDIKQAGLLPAGKAQDLSDALEYLSIVRARHQAQSIQAGEEPDNNVQPDMLSSFERRNLKEAFRVLDNAQNFLKFRYKASALV from the coding sequence GTGCATGCAGAACAACTAGAAATTGCAGGCTTCTTACAACAACACCCTCCGTTTAATGAGCTACCGGAGCCGAACTTAAATCAACTCGCTCAACACATAGAGATTGGCTATTACCGTGCGGGACGAGATATTCTGCAATTTCGCGAGCCGATTCAGGACCTTTATGTGGTCCGCAGCGGGGTTGTGGAAACCTTTCGCCGCACAGGAGAGCTATATAACCGCTTAGGGGAAGGCGGGATTTTCGGCCACATGGGCTTAATGCTGAATCACCGTGTGCGCTTCCCGGTGAAAGCACTTGAAGACACACTTGTCTACTGTATCCCGGTGGCGCAATTCAACGATCTTTGCGAGCGCTTTGACGCTTTCGCCGACTTTTTTGAAACAGAAGATAATGCACTGTTGCGCCACGCCATTTCGGCACAAGCTGAAAGCAATGACCTCACGACCGTTAAAGTTAAGGCGCTGATCACCCGGGAGTTAGTCACGTGCAGCTCCAACACCTCGATTCAGGACGCCGCGCTGCAAATGACAGAGCAAGGCGTTTCAGTGCTATTGGTAACGAACGCTGAACCGCCCTCTTCTGGCGATAGCGACTCACACACAGTGGGGATCCTCACTGACCGCGATATACGCTCGCGAGTAATAGCAGAGGGCCTCAGTTTCGACAAAGCGGTCGGTGAAGTCATGTCGGAAAATCTCATCACCCTTGATGACAATACCTATGTGTTCGAAGCTATGCTCTCTATGCTGCGCTTTAACGTCCATCACTTGCCGATCATGCATGACCGACGCTGTATTGGCGTGGTTTCAATGTCGGATATTCTTCGCCATGAGTCACAAAGCAGTATCCTGCTGGCCCGTGGCATTTTTGCTCAACAGAACATTGAGGGACTACAACACTACGCCCAGCAGCTGCCAGCGGTATTTGTTCGCATGGTAAACGAAGATGCAAACTCCCATATGATCGGCAATGCAATGGCGGTGATTGGACGGAGTTTTAAGCAACGCCTACTGGAACTCGCTGAAGAGGAATTGGGGCCACCACCTGTACCTTATAGCTTCCTAGCCTTAGGATCGATGGCCCGTGACGAGCAGCTGCTCGTTACCGATCAGGACAATGCCATCATTCTGCACAACGACTTCCAAGAAGATCAACACGGTCGCTATTTTGAGAACATCGCCAAGTTTGTCAGTGATGGCCTAGCCGAGTGTGGTTATCCTTACTGCAGTGGTAATATCATGGCGACCAACCCGGAGTACCGCCTAAGCCTTGATGAATGGAAATATCAATTTAGCAACTGGATCGAAAAACCCCAACCCAAAACTTTGCTGAACAGTTGTATATTTTTCGACCTTGATAGCGTCTGGGGTGAAGAGAGCTTAGCGGATGAATTGCGCCGGTTTGTCGCTAACAAGGCGCCCAAGCATCGTGTTTTTTTGGCCAATATGGCGCGCAATGCCTTAAATCGAACACCGCCACTGGGCTTTTTCAAGGATTTTGTATTGGAACAAGATGGTAAACACAAAAAATCAATCAACCTCAAGCGGCGTGGAACAGCGCCCCTAACGGATGCCATCCGAGTACACGCACTGGCGATCGGCTCTAGAGCACAGAATTCCTTTGAGCGCATTGAGGATATCAAGCAGGCCGGCCTACTCCCAGCTGGTAAAGCACAAGATCTGAGCGACGCCCTCGAGTACCTCTCCATTGTTAGAGCACGGCACCAAGCACAGTCTATTCAAGCAGGGGAAGAACCCGATAATAATGTTCAACCCGATATGTTATCGAGTTTTGAAAGGCGCAATCTAAAGGAGGCGTTCAGGGTTTTGGACAACGCGCAAAACTTCCTGAAATTCCGTTACAAAGCTAGCGCCTTAGTTTAG
- the uvrB gene encoding excinuclease ABC subunit UvrB, with the protein MSKPFQVVSKFAPAGDQPSAIAGLIEGVNAGLHAQTLLGVTGSGKTFTIANVVEALQRPTIVMAPNKTLAAQLYGEFKEFFPNNAVEYFVSYYDYYQPEAYVPASDTFIEKDSSINDHIEQMRLSATKALMERSDAIIVASVSAIYGLGDPEQYFKMILHLVRGERIDQRKLLRRLAELQYTRNDMAFQRGTYRVRGDVIDIFPAESDKNAVRVELFDDEVDSITAFDPLTGESYGKYPRITIYPKSHYVTPRETLLKAVDFIEEELVERLTQLRSNELLVEAQRLEQRTRYDIEMIRELGYCNGIENYSRYLSGRDPGEAPPTLFDYLPEDALVVIDESHVTIPQIGAMYKGDRSRKETLVQYGFRLPSALDNRPMKFDEWERLVPQIILVSATPGNYEAETSARTVEQVVRPTGLVDPDIEVRPATTQVDDLLSEIVLRTAAGDRVLVTTLTKRMAEDLSEYLDEHGVKVRYLHSDIDTVERVEIIRDLRLGKFDVLVGINLLREGLDMPEVSLVAILDADKEGFLRSERSLIQTIGRAARNLNGKAILYGDRITGSMQRAIDETQRRREKQIAHNLKNNITPIGVKKSVEDILDAGAIPGSKKKQRGNVQKVAEPSGDYLLDAAGMSNNELAKLIKTLEQDMQRHAKNLEFEAAANVRDKLTEIKQRFFAA; encoded by the coding sequence ATGAGTAAGCCTTTTCAGGTTGTGTCTAAATTTGCCCCCGCAGGTGATCAGCCTAGCGCTATCGCCGGATTAATTGAGGGTGTGAATGCGGGTCTGCACGCGCAGACTTTGCTTGGGGTGACCGGTTCCGGTAAAACCTTCACGATTGCCAATGTTGTTGAGGCCTTGCAGCGGCCTACCATTGTGATGGCACCCAATAAAACGTTGGCTGCTCAATTGTATGGTGAGTTCAAAGAGTTTTTCCCGAATAACGCGGTTGAGTACTTTGTTTCCTATTATGACTATTACCAGCCGGAAGCCTACGTTCCTGCCTCTGATACGTTTATTGAAAAAGATTCTTCCATTAATGACCATATAGAACAGATGCGGTTGTCGGCTACCAAGGCGTTAATGGAGCGTTCTGATGCGATTATTGTGGCATCGGTGTCGGCGATATATGGTTTGGGTGATCCAGAGCAGTATTTTAAAATGATATTGCATTTGGTGCGCGGTGAGCGAATTGATCAGCGTAAATTACTGCGCCGTTTAGCTGAGCTGCAATACACCCGCAATGATATGGCCTTTCAGCGTGGTACTTACCGAGTGAGGGGGGATGTGATTGATATTTTCCCAGCAGAAAGCGATAAAAATGCGGTTCGTGTTGAGCTGTTTGATGATGAAGTGGATTCCATTACGGCGTTTGATCCTTTAACAGGAGAGTCATACGGTAAGTATCCGCGGATTACTATCTATCCCAAAAGTCATTACGTGACACCGCGTGAAACCCTGCTTAAAGCGGTAGATTTTATCGAAGAGGAGTTGGTTGAGCGTTTAACACAGCTGCGTAGCAACGAATTGTTGGTTGAAGCGCAGCGGTTGGAGCAGCGTACCCGCTATGATATTGAAATGATTCGTGAGCTGGGATATTGCAATGGGATAGAAAATTATTCGCGGTATTTGTCGGGTCGTGATCCCGGTGAGGCACCGCCAACCTTATTTGATTATCTGCCAGAAGACGCGCTTGTGGTTATTGATGAATCCCACGTTACGATTCCGCAAATTGGCGCGATGTATAAAGGGGATAGATCGCGGAAGGAAACCTTGGTTCAGTATGGGTTCCGTTTGCCATCCGCTTTGGATAACCGGCCCATGAAGTTTGACGAGTGGGAGCGCCTTGTGCCGCAGATTATCTTGGTGTCGGCGACACCAGGTAACTACGAGGCTGAAACCTCGGCGAGAACGGTCGAACAGGTTGTCAGGCCGACTGGCTTGGTTGACCCTGATATTGAAGTACGCCCAGCTACAACACAAGTCGATGACCTGTTATCGGAAATTGTGTTACGTACCGCAGCTGGAGATCGCGTGTTGGTGACAACCTTAACAAAGCGGATGGCTGAGGATTTATCAGAATACTTAGATGAACATGGCGTGAAAGTTAGGTATTTACACTCTGATATAGACACGGTTGAGCGGGTAGAGATAATTCGTGATCTCCGGCTGGGTAAGTTTGATGTTTTGGTTGGGATCAATTTGCTGCGGGAAGGTCTAGATATGCCTGAGGTGTCGCTGGTGGCTATATTAGATGCCGACAAAGAGGGTTTTCTGCGCTCAGAGCGTTCTTTAATTCAGACTATAGGTCGAGCGGCACGAAACTTAAACGGCAAAGCCATCCTGTATGGCGACCGTATTACCGGTTCAATGCAGCGGGCTATTGATGAAACCCAGCGCCGAAGAGAAAAGCAAATTGCTCACAATCTAAAAAATAATATAACGCCTATTGGTGTTAAAAAGTCAGTGGAAGATATCCTTGATGCTGGCGCAATACCTGGCTCCAAGAAAAAGCAGCGTGGTAATGTTCAGAAAGTGGCCGAGCCTTCTGGTGACTATTTATTAGATGCAGCGGGGATGTCGAATAACGAACTGGCTAAACTGATAAAAACCTTGGAGCAAGATATGCAGCGTCACGCTAAAAATTTAGAGTTTGAAGCGGCTGCCAATGTCAGAGATAAATTAACGGAAATAAAACAGCGGTTCTTTGCCGCGTAA